Sequence from the Rhodohalobacter sp. 614A genome:
TTCCAGTAAAAACTCTACTGTTTCAGGAAAAGGACCGCTGGCTGCAAACATACATGAGCTACGTCCTTCACTATTAACTTTGTTGATCCCGGCACCCTCTTTAGCTAATAATTGAACAATTTCGGCATGGCCGTTATATGCGGCAAACATCATTGCTGTGCGATCTAATTCGTCCGCAACCTGCACATCCACACCCTGAAGAATGGCCTGCCTTACGAGTTCAATATTCCCATTTAAAGAAGCATCACGCAAGTCGGATGCTGAGAGGCTGTTTGATCCGGAAGATTCAGCTTGAGATATACTTGTTCCCTCACTCTGTGGTGTAGATTTTTGCCCTTCGTCTTTTTCACATGAAGAAAAAATGATGAGGCTGATAATGGAAATGATGTAAAAAAACCTTTGATACTTTGAATCATAAATACTGCTAACCATTGGATGTAAGAAGTGATGAGATCTTCATATTCATAACCTAAAAATAAACCTTCTCAAATTCTTGTAAACTTGTATTAATACAAAAAATGTATTTTCAATTTTTACAAGCACTGCAATTTTGATGGAAAATGCCAAATGTATCGCGGAATCGATTGCCTACCTAATTACCACTCAATATTTTAAATACTTGTACCCCAGAGTTATTCGGAAGAACCAATAAATATTGTCCTTCTCTGGAATTTATAACCGCACTTGATTTTACATTTCCGGGTGCTATCAACCCACTTTGGAAAGAGGGAACGGGAGTAAAATTTCCTTGGCCATCCCCGGTTAGCAAGACTCCATTGCCAGCATCCATTCTTGGAAGTTCCGGATTGGTATCAAATTCATTTCCAAGAAGAATCAGGTCTGAAAATCCATCATCATTTATATCTAAAATATCTATAGATTGTACAGCTGAAATTTGAGCCTCCATCGGTAAAGCGGCAACATCAAACTCATTTTCACCCTGATTGAGCAGCACCGAACTTGGAAAATAGTTAGCAGTATGATGAATCCTGGCTGATTCAGGATCTTTACTAATTAGTTGCTGCAAATTTGCATCGGCATAGCGCTGAAAAGACTGAACTCTTTGCGTTGGCCTTGGCAATAAATTTGCCATAGTTCTAAACCCATGAAGAGGTTTGTATTCATCATTGATATTGACAGCAAAGATAGGATCTATTTGACGGTTTCGATCAAAATCATCTGCAAAAAGATGTATTTCTGATGTACCACTTTGACTATAAACATGGTTTAACCCAAGATTACCGACGGCAAAATCAATCTTTCCATCCCCATTAAAATCTTCCTTTTCAATACTATGCCACCATCCTCGATATAAATCCGGATTGTTAAATCCCGAGATTTTATCTAACCGATTTCCTGAGTTTTCAAAAAAAGTAACGGGCATCCAAAAACCAGTAATAACCAAATCAAGATCTCCGTCTCCATCCGTATCCACCCAAATTGCGTCCGTCACTTCTCCAATTTGTTTGAGCTGGGGGGCTACTTCCTGTGTTACATCCCGAAATATTCCATCGTCATTTTGGAGTAAATAGCTATTTGGCGTAGTTGGATATTGGCCCGGCACATGTCGTCCTCCCACAAAAAAATCGACATCTCCATCCCCGTCAAAATCACCGGGTGTTACCCCAGAAGAACTTGTAAGCATTCGGGGAAGACGCTTTTCATCTTTTATAAATTTTCCGTCGCCAATGTTAATATAGAGTCGGTCCTGCAGTAATTCGGATGCAGGTGAAAATTCATTCCCTCCGCTTACCACATACAAATCCAACCATCCATCTCCGTTGACATCTGCAAACTCTGCATCGACATCTTCAAACTGTTTTTCAGCCATCCAGGTTCGTTGATCACCGGATTCTTTAAAAGAACCATCTTCCTGCTGAACAAATAAGATCCCTGGTTCACCCGAAGCTCCACCAATGTAGATGTCATCCCGCTGATCATTATTCACATCACCTACGGCAACGGCAGGCCCCGATCTTGATAACATTTGTGGGAGAGTCGATTCTTTATCAAAATCCACAAAATCATTCTCATGATGTTCAAAATGGAGCTGAAGTTCGTCCTCTGCAGATGTAAACAAATTTCCATCTCTGATTTCTCTTCTTCCATTTTTTAAAGCAGGAAAAGACGCTTCATCATAGTTTAAAACCAATTGTTGATTGGCTTTTATCTCTTTTAAAATCTGATATTTTCCATCCGGCCAAATAATTTTCAATGAATCTACTGCATCATTTTTTCCCAACCCAAAATGAACACGCTGATCCATCGTAGATTGATATCCTCTGTATGGCCAAAACTCTGCAAACTGCTTTTCTTTGTTTGTGTGGATGGTGAGTTTTGCCCCAATTCCGTTCGTATTTAATGAATCTCCTTTCAGTTTCAGGGACAAATAATGCTCGCCCTGACTCCTGTTTTCTAAGATTGCTGCGGGTTCATTCAGATTATTAATAACCAAATCCAGGTCTCCGTCTTTATCCAAATCGCCGTGGGCAGCGCCATAAGAGAACGATGGATCTGTAAATCCCCACTCCTCCGAAACATCTTCAAAACATAGATTTCGTTTATTTTTAAAAACGTGATTTGGAACATACAACGAATTCAAATTTTCCAAAATTTCGAAGGTAGCTTTTGCTCGCGTACTATCCGTTCCAAACATCGATGTTCTGTTCAGATTGATGATATAATCATAATTATTGATGGCTTTCGGGTATCCATTTGTAATAAGAATATCCTTCCATCCATCATTATCATAATCTCCAAACAAGCCTGTCCAGCTCCACTCGGTTGACTCAACACCCGCTAAATGAGCCATTTCACTAAACAGGATATTTCCCTTTTCATCAACCCCATTACTTAGCTGAAGAGTATTCGCACTGTTTTGAATTTGATATCCTTTTTCTTTCAGCTCCTGAAAATATTCGTAACTCTTTGATCCCATTACCAAATGCTGATCTTCCAGATTTGGAGGCAGCATATCCACCTGGAGGATATCCGTCCAACCGTCGTTATTAAAATCGGCGGCGTCCGTTCCCATTCCCGCATAACTGGTATGTTTAAAAAAGTCCGCGGATTTGTCTTCAAATGTTCCGTCTCCCCTGTTCACGTATAAAAGGTCATCCGTTTGAATATCATTAGATACATATACATCCGGCCAGCCATCCTGATTTACATCTGTAATGGCAAGTCCTAAACTATAGCCTTCTTTTAAAATACCTGCCTGTTTCGAAATGTCTGTAAACGTTCCGTCGCCATTATTCCGGTATAAAGCATCCGTACTTGGAGATGTGCCATCATTGACCTCTTCCCTCACACCGGTACTCATATCTCTTGCAAAAGAACCGGGAAAATTGTTGATGATAAACAGATCGAGATCTCCATCAAGATCAAAATCAAAAAAAGCAGAATGTACTGAAAACCCCGAATCGGCTATACCATATTTATCAGCCTTTTCGGTAAATGTTAGGTCGCCATTGTTGATGTAGAGCAAGTTTTTCCTTTCATCTGGCGGGGTTTCTCCGGGTCCGTTCACCGCAACATAGATATCCAGAAAACCATCATGATTGATATCAACCATAGATACTCCACCGGCCCACCCTGAGGTTGAAGTTCCGGAAGAGAGTGTGATATCTTTAAAAGTAAAATCACCTTTATTCAGGTATAGTTTGCTGCTAACCTGATTACCGGTAAAGTAGATATCGGGCAGTTCATCATTGTTGATATCTCCAATTGCAACGCCTCCGCCGTTGTAAATAAAGGGATAGGTTATCACATTAAAATGTTCATCCGTATGAATATCATTGGAAAATTCAATCCCAGTAATTTCAACCGGCAAACTCTGGAATCTCGCCTTTTTTTGTTGATCAGATCGGTTGCAACTGAACGCTACAATAACCAACAAAAAGATAATTCCCATTGGAATTCTTCTTTCTGTACACTTACAAAAAGAGAGGAATACATTCATTTTATGCATCTTTCAAAGATCTAAAGATCTGATGACCTGGCTTAGCCAAGCTCATAAGCCATATATTTAGTCCAATAGATTAAACGTAACAATTAAAATCCCGGACAACTAAATGCCCGGGATTTGATGGTGTGTCTGTCAAACATGGGAACGTAGTGTTGACAGGAGGTTCCAGCTACGGAACAGTGTTCTTCTATTATTTCTTATCACGAATTGAGTGAATAGTGTTCAGTACGTTTTTTACATGGGTTTTCAGTCCTTGGAAATCCTGAGCTTCCACAAAACTTTTTTTAATGAGTTTGGAACCCATTCCCACACAGCTCACACCAGCCTCAAACCAGCCGCGAAGATTTTTTTCTTCCGCTGATACACCACCCGTTGGCATGATGCTTGTCCACGGACAGGGGCCTTTCACCGCTTTTACAAAGCCCGGTCCCAGCTGACTTCCGGGAAATACTTTCACAATTTCTGCTCCCAGTTCTTCGGCTCGCGCAATCTCAGAAAGAGTGCCGCAGCCCGGTGCCCACAATACTTTCCGCCGGTTGCAGGTCAATCCCACATCGTCCCGCAGAACCGGCGTCACAATAAAGTTGGCTCCCAGCTGCATATAAAGCGCCGCTGTTGCCGCATCCGGTACCGATCCTGCTCCGAGAATCATTCCGGGTAATTGTTCGCTGGTATACCGAACCAACTCCCCAAAAATTTGGTGTGCAAAATCCCCGCGATTGGTGAACTCCAGCAGCCGGGCCCCGCCCTCATAACAGGCTTTGACCACCTGCTTGGCTACTTCTGTATCCTTGTGATAAAACAGGGGAACCAGTCCCTGATCGTTCATTGTTTGGGCCACCTGAAGTCGTGTAAATTGAGCCATTTTATCTAAGGTTTTATCAAATTATTTGAAGGAATCTTATCGGGAGACCCGGCCGGAGCCGTCTCCGCTCATCAGTTTTTCAACTTCGTCCACCGTAACCTGATTGGCATCCCCATAAATGGTATGCTTCAGGCAGGAGGCAGCCACCGCAAAGTCCAGGGCTTTCTGATCGCCCCCGTCAAACGTGAGCAACCCGTAAATCAACCCGGCCATAAAGGAGTCTCCTCCTCCCACTCGATCCACAATATGGGTGATATCATACTGTGGTGCCTCCAAAAAATCTTTGCCGTTATAAAGTACACCAGACCATGTGTTGTGTGAGGCACTGATCGACCCCCGGAGAGTGGTGATAATCTTCTGAGCGCGAGGAAATCGCTCCATCAACTGCTCACATACCGAGCGATAGGCCTGCGAATCGACCGTGTCTCCTTGTGTGACATCGACCGACCCCGGATGAATATCAAAATGTTTTTCGGCATCTTCTTCATTCCCTAAAATTACATCACAACCTTCCACCAACTGTGGCATAACCTCGCCAGGCTGTTTGCCATAGTTCCACAGCTTGGCACGGTAGTTCAAATCTGTTGAAACGGGAACTCCAATCTGATTGGCCACCTGAATGGCTTCCAGGCAGGCATCGGCCGCTCCCTGGGAAAGGGCCGGTGTGATCCCGGTCCAGTGAAACCAGCCGGCTCCGTCAAAAACCTCTTCCCAATCAATCATCCCTGATTTGATGGATGACATTCCTGAATGGGCCCGATCGTAGACAACCTTGCTGCCACGGCTGACCGCCCCGGTTTCCAGAAAATAAATCCCCAGACGCTCCCCGCCCCGGGCTATATGGGTGGTGCCAACATTTCGCTTGCGCAATTCCATTAGCGCACATTGTCCTATATCGTTGTCCGGTAGACGAGTGACGAACTCGGTAGGTATTCCAAAATTGGCCAGCGAGACCGCTACATTCGACTCGCCTCCTCCATAGATCACATCAAAACTGTTGGTTTGAGAAAATCGAAGAAACTCCGGCGGTGACAATCGCATCATGATTTCACCGAAAGTGACTACTTTTTTCATAAAATCTGTATGTTTTTAAAAATGATTATTCCTGCTTATCGATTTTAAATTCGTCTTCTTCATTGCTCCGCGCATTGCGAAACTCTTTAATAGCCTGACCGATCCCTTTCGCCATTTTCGGAATCCTTTTGGCTCCAAAAAGTAAAAACACAACAAAAATGACAATCACCCATTCAAATCCTCCAAATATGCCCATTGGGTACCTCCTGTTTATTTAAATGTTTTCAACTATCAGTGGAGACCTTTTTCATCTGCCGGTATGCTATAAATTCCATCCTGGGCGGCAATGTAGAGTGTCTGATTATCAACTCCTCCAAAACTCACATTGTTCGACGGGGTGGGAGGATTGATATTTCCTAAATAACTACCTGATGAATTAAATACTTGTACGCCAAGTCCCTGGGTGGTGGCAACATACACATTTCCCTCAGCATCCACCGCCATGCCATCGCCCCCGCCTTCGGTAGCACCCTCCGGAATCTTCAGCTCCAAAAACTCTCGCTTATTGGTCACCGAACCATCCGGATGAACATCATAGGCCAGTATATATTTTCCCGGTGTATTGGCAACATAAAGCGTCTTCCCATCCGGTGATAAACCCAGCCCGTTGGGAAACGGAATATCATCAATCACACGGCTTATCGTTCCTTCTTTACTGACGTAATATACCGCGGGAGTTTCCTGCATCTTTTCTCCTCCTGCGATAAACTGAGAATCACTAAAATAGAGTCCCCCGTTGGAATCCACGACCAAATCATTCGGTCCGTCAATTCGGTGTCCATTATATTCTGATGCAATTGTTTGGATGACCTGTCCATCGGGGTCCAGTTCCACCACCTTATGGCCCAGCATCTGGCAGGCGTAAATCGTGCCCTTTCTGCTGGCCTGAAGGGTCGTGGTCACCCCGTTGTCCATCGCCAGCGTATCGATTGATCCATCTGAATTTTGGCGCAAGGTGCGGCTGACCTGCGGGCTGTCAAAATTGTTGTTTGTAAAATACAATGTTCCATCCATATACAGTGGGGAACCTGCCGTATCAAAGGTGTACCCCACCGTTACCTTTATAAGCCTGGAGTCGGACGGAATGATCTCCTCCGGATAGGAACTGGGATTGGTTTTCTCCACGGTTATCTGGTGCGAATCACCTGTTTCTTCTGACCGATGTTGACTGCAACCTGTTGCTATCATAACACCAATAACAAGCAATATTAAAAATGATTTGAAGCCTTTCATAAAATTGTATGTAAGTTGTGATTTCAATTTGATATCTGATCTAAATAAACTGCATCAACAATCTTCTGCTAATCGGGTAGAGCAAATGCTACAATAGCACCTCCAGGCAGCTCTTCAGTCCCCGACACAGAAATAACAATATATTGTTTACCTCCAACCATATAGGTTGCAGGAATGGCGTGCGAGGTTCCAGGCAGTGTAGCCTCCCAAAGCTTAACCCCTGTTTTCGAGTCATATGCCCGAAACTTTCGATCGGACGTTCCTCCGTTTATTAAAATACCTCCAGCAGTAGCAATGGGCCCGGGCCAGGTTTGCATCCCTGTTTCCGGCTCCCCCTCTTTTTGAAGATCCGGGTGATTGCCCAGTGGGGTTGTCCATTCATACTCACCTGTATTTAAATTCAAGGCATTTATTTTACCCCAGGGAGGTTTAACAGCGTGTCTTTTTTCAGAATCTTCAAACCGCCGGAATGGTGTTATATTGGTGTAGCGGGCTGTAGTATCCATTCGCTGGGTTTGCTCTGCTCTCTGTTGTACAGGAGACATCTCCTCATCTTTGATATCATACAGATAAGCCGTGATCGCCATTCTCTGCTGCCTGTCAAGAATACTTTCAAAGGACTGCATGCGGCCTCCGCCCTCCGTAATCACTTCATAAGCATCTCTTCTGGACAATCTTTCTTTCACATTCAAAAGTGAAGGAATTATCCCCTCCTGTCCGCTCCTGTCTAAGCCGTGGCAGGATGCGCAATACGTCTCATAAAGAGTACGTCCCCTTTCATACACAGATTGATCCGCAAGTTCTTCTTCTGAAGGTTCCTTCAATTTTCGCAGCGTTACAATCTCAGGCCAGTTATTTGAAATAAAATACAGCATGTGACTCTCAGCATCATAAGCTGCC
This genomic interval carries:
- a CDS encoding ankyrin repeat domain-containing protein → MVSSIYDSKYQRFFYIISIISLIIFSSCEKDEGQKSTPQSEGTSISQAESSGSNSLSASDLRDASLNGNIELVRQAILQGVDVQVADELDRTAMMFAAYNGHAEIVQLLAKEGAGINKVNSEGRSSCMFAASGPFPETVEFLLENGADPNLKDTDSG
- a CDS encoding VCBS repeat-containing protein, whose protein sequence is MGIIFLLVIVAFSCNRSDQQKKARFQSLPVEITGIEFSNDIHTDEHFNVITYPFIYNGGGVAIGDINNDELPDIYFTGNQVSSKLYLNKGDFTFKDITLSSGTSTSGWAGGVSMVDINHDGFLDIYVAVNGPGETPPDERKNLLYINNGDLTFTEKADKYGIADSGFSVHSAFFDFDLDGDLDLFIINNFPGSFARDMSTGVREEVNDGTSPSTDALYRNNGDGTFTDISKQAGILKEGYSLGLAITDVNQDGWPDVYVSNDIQTDDLLYVNRGDGTFEDKSADFFKHTSYAGMGTDAADFNNDGWTDILQVDMLPPNLEDQHLVMGSKSYEYFQELKEKGYQIQNSANTLQLSNGVDEKGNILFSEMAHLAGVESTEWSWTGLFGDYDNDGWKDILITNGYPKAINNYDYIINLNRTSMFGTDSTRAKATFEILENLNSLYVPNHVFKNKRNLCFEDVSEEWGFTDPSFSYGAAHGDLDKDGDLDLVINNLNEPAAILENRSQGEHYLSLKLKGDSLNTNGIGAKLTIHTNKEKQFAEFWPYRGYQSTMDQRVHFGLGKNDAVDSLKIIWPDGKYQILKEIKANQQLVLNYDEASFPALKNGRREIRDGNLFTSAEDELQLHFEHHENDFVDFDKESTLPQMLSRSGPAVAVGDVNNDQRDDIYIGGASGEPGILFVQQEDGSFKESGDQRTWMAEKQFEDVDAEFADVNGDGWLDLYVVSGGNEFSPASELLQDRLYINIGDGKFIKDEKRLPRMLTSSSGVTPGDFDGDGDVDFFVGGRHVPGQYPTTPNSYLLQNDDGIFRDVTQEVAPQLKQIGEVTDAIWVDTDGDGDLDLVITGFWMPVTFFENSGNRLDKISGFNNPDLYRGWWHSIEKEDFNGDGKIDFAVGNLGLNHVYSQSGTSEIHLFADDFDRNRQIDPIFAVNINDEYKPLHGFRTMANLLPRPTQRVQSFQRYADANLQQLISKDPESARIHHTANYFPSSVLLNQGENEFDVAALPMEAQISAVQSIDILDINDDGFSDLILLGNEFDTNPELPRMDAGNGVLLTGDGQGNFTPVPSFQSGLIAPGNVKSSAVINSREGQYLLVLPNNSGVQVFKILSGN
- a CDS encoding bifunctional 4-hydroxy-2-oxoglutarate aldolase/2-dehydro-3-deoxy-phosphogluconate aldolase, encoding MAQFTRLQVAQTMNDQGLVPLFYHKDTEVAKQVVKACYEGGARLLEFTNRGDFAHQIFGELVRYTSEQLPGMILGAGSVPDAATAALYMQLGANFIVTPVLRDDVGLTCNRRKVLWAPGCGTLSEIARAEELGAEIVKVFPGSQLGPGFVKAVKGPCPWTSIMPTGGVSAEEKNLRGWFEAGVSCVGMGSKLIKKSFVEAQDFQGLKTHVKNVLNTIHSIRDKK
- a CDS encoding sugar kinase; this encodes MKKVVTFGEIMMRLSPPEFLRFSQTNSFDVIYGGGESNVAVSLANFGIPTEFVTRLPDNDIGQCALMELRKRNVGTTHIARGGERLGIYFLETGAVSRGSKVVYDRAHSGMSSIKSGMIDWEEVFDGAGWFHWTGITPALSQGAADACLEAIQVANQIGVPVSTDLNYRAKLWNYGKQPGEVMPQLVEGCDVILGNEEDAEKHFDIHPGSVDVTQGDTVDSQAYRSVCEQLMERFPRAQKIITTLRGSISASHNTWSGVLYNGKDFLEAPQYDITHIVDRVGGGDSFMAGLIYGLLTFDGGDQKALDFAVAASCLKHTIYGDANQVTVDEVEKLMSGDGSGRVSR
- a CDS encoding Sec-independent protein translocase subunit TatA/TatB → MGIFGGFEWVIVIFVVFLLFGAKRIPKMAKGIGQAIKEFRNARSNEEDEFKIDKQE
- a CDS encoding SMP-30/gluconolactonase/LRE family protein; amino-acid sequence: MKGFKSFLILLVIGVMIATGCSQHRSEETGDSHQITVEKTNPSSYPEEIIPSDSRLIKVTVGYTFDTAGSPLYMDGTLYFTNNNFDSPQVSRTLRQNSDGSIDTLAMDNGVTTTLQASRKGTIYACQMLGHKVVELDPDGQVIQTIASEYNGHRIDGPNDLVVDSNGGLYFSDSQFIAGGEKMQETPAVYYVSKEGTISRVIDDIPFPNGLGLSPDGKTLYVANTPGKYILAYDVHPDGSVTNKREFLELKIPEGATEGGGDGMAVDAEGNVYVATTQGLGVQVFNSSGSYLGNINPPTPSNNVSFGGVDNQTLYIAAQDGIYSIPADEKGLH